In Tepidimicrobium xylanilyticum, one DNA window encodes the following:
- a CDS encoding motility associated factor glycosyltransferase family protein, with protein sequence MILIDNVNILKLAYPNLWNRLKSLEDTITTSPIHVEEARKGDKTIWIEKDDKKLYLHSKYNPIKEAEAIIEEYEEVESDTTVIFYGTGMGYHIDLFLQRHPDVNYYIYEPIPELLYTYLSHKSLKKLPSLKMKDLILADNEVEARNFFNQLIDKASGRYIHVVLSSHKNIFTEEYEKFLELFKKTLKDKKSSIGINLAFQKRWILNSMKNFKVVLSTPNILLEKKGAFKGKPAIIVAAGPSLNEEIENIRYIKEKGLAYIFSVGSAINTLIYHNIYPDAATTYDPGKFNHNVFKKIKEKGIKDIPMIFGSSVGYETLIDYPGEKYHMITSQDPVSNYYLKSKDGNTINIVHDAPSIAVVTVQLLYELGFNPIILVGQNLAYKGKKRHSEGVYYSKDVTDKEVEEGIWVKDVYGNEVLTNEGYNNMRLQMEHYIKTLPNIKVINTTKGGAHIEGADFKELSLVMEEYLKEKVVEDDWLEGNRTQYDKEYLRLQSKKMDRAYKRAFKLMDEYYDILNTIERLIKNQNFNQAEKTYVKLDKALRKIERNDYFATFVLPMNRVQYELLANSIDSLNEERNPIEKGRRIVESFKRFMDLCKEGIDKIDDVYSEIKTDIEEFLYRSTDSEGL encoded by the coding sequence ATGATTTTAATTGATAACGTAAATATTCTTAAACTTGCCTATCCCAATTTATGGAATAGGCTAAAATCTTTAGAGGACACCATAACAACTTCCCCTATTCATGTAGAAGAAGCTAGAAAAGGGGATAAAACCATATGGATAGAAAAAGATGATAAGAAACTTTATCTCCACAGCAAATATAATCCTATCAAGGAAGCAGAAGCTATTATAGAAGAATACGAGGAAGTAGAATCAGATACTACAGTCATTTTCTATGGAACTGGTATGGGCTATCACATAGATTTATTTTTGCAAAGACATCCGGATGTAAACTATTATATATATGAACCCATACCAGAGTTACTTTACACCTATTTAAGCCATAAATCATTGAAAAAATTACCTTCATTAAAAATGAAGGATTTGATATTGGCAGATAACGAGGTTGAGGCTAGAAATTTTTTTAATCAATTGATAGATAAAGCAAGTGGTAGATATATACACGTAGTTTTAAGTAGCCATAAAAACATTTTTACAGAGGAATATGAAAAGTTTCTTGAATTATTCAAGAAAACTTTAAAAGATAAAAAATCTAGCATTGGTATTAATTTAGCTTTTCAAAAAAGATGGATATTAAATAGCATGAAAAATTTCAAGGTAGTACTAAGTACCCCAAATATTTTACTGGAAAAGAAGGGAGCTTTTAAAGGGAAACCTGCTATAATTGTAGCAGCAGGACCTTCTTTAAATGAAGAGATTGAGAATATAAGATATATAAAGGAAAAGGGACTAGCTTATATATTTAGCGTTGGTTCAGCTATAAATACATTAATATACCACAATATATATCCAGATGCAGCTACTACATATGACCCTGGTAAATTTAACCATAATGTATTTAAAAAAATTAAGGAAAAAGGAATAAAGGACATTCCAATGATATTTGGTTCAAGTGTTGGATATGAAACTTTAATAGATTATCCTGGGGAAAAATATCACATGATAACAAGCCAGGACCCGGTTTCCAATTATTATTTAAAAAGCAAAGATGGAAATACAATAAACATAGTTCATGATGCTCCATCTATTGCGGTGGTAACGGTGCAGCTATTGTATGAACTAGGTTTTAATCCTATAATATTAGTAGGACAGAATTTAGCCTATAAAGGCAAAAAGCGACACTCAGAAGGAGTGTATTATAGTAAGGATGTTACAGACAAGGAAGTTGAAGAGGGCATATGGGTTAAGGATGTGTATGGTAACGAAGTATTGACCAATGAAGGTTATAATAACATGAGATTGCAGATGGAACATTACATAAAAACCCTACCAAATATAAAAGTAATAAATACTACAAAGGGTGGTGCCCACATAGAAGGAGCAGATTTTAAAGAGTTATCATTAGTAATGGAAGAATATTTAAAAGAAAAGGTTGTGGAGGACGATTGGCTAGAAGGCAATAGAACACAATATGATAAAGAATATTTAAGGCTTCAATCGAAAAAGATGGACAGAGCTTATAAAAGAGCTTTTAAGCTTATGGATGAATATTATGATATATTAAATACTATTGAAAGATTGATTAAGAATCAAAACTTTAATCAAGCAGAAAAGACCTATGTAAAACTTGATAAAGCACTGAGAAAGATAGAGAGAAATGATTATTTTGCAACTTTTGTTTTACCAATGAATAGAGTTCAATATGAGTTGTTAGCTAATAGTATAGACAGTTTAAATGAAGAAAGAAATCCAATAGAAAAGGGTAGGAGAATAGTAGAAAGTTTTAAAAGATTTATGGATTTATGTAAAGAAGGTATAGATAAAATAGATGATGTTTATAGTGAAATCAAAACTGATATAGAAGAATTTTTATATAGAAGCACAGATAGCGAGGGATTATAA
- a CDS encoding flagellin N-terminal helical domain-containing protein: protein MSNMVINNNLLAINAHRALKLTGGVQSKAVEKLSSGLRINRAADDAAGLAISEKMRAQIRGLNQASRNAQDGISLIQTAEGAINETHAILQRMRELAVQAANGTYQDEDRALIQKEVAQLIEELDDITVKTEFNGMKLVDGSLSGEITFHVGPNEDHAFSVSMVNAKASELGVADVDISTQSGAQKAITTINDAIIKVAEFRAELGAVQNRLEHTIKNIDISAENLQAAESRIRDTDMAKEMMNFVKSNILQQAATSMLAQANQAPQMVLQLLK, encoded by the coding sequence ATGAGTAACATGGTTATTAACAACAATTTATTAGCAATTAATGCACACAGAGCTTTAAAATTAACTGGTGGAGTTCAATCAAAAGCAGTTGAAAAATTATCTTCAGGATTAAGAATTAACAGAGCAGCAGATGACGCGGCTGGATTAGCAATTTCAGAAAAGATGAGAGCGCAAATTAGAGGATTAAATCAAGCATCTAGAAACGCTCAAGATGGTATTTCATTAATACAAACAGCTGAAGGAGCTATAAATGAAACTCATGCTATTCTTCAAAGAATGAGAGAGTTAGCAGTACAAGCTGCAAACGGAACTTATCAAGACGAAGATAGAGCATTAATTCAAAAAGAAGTTGCACAATTAATTGAAGAGCTTGATGATATAACAGTTAAAACAGAATTTAATGGAATGAAATTAGTAGACGGTTCTTTATCTGGTGAAATTACATTCCATGTAGGACCAAATGAAGACCATGCTTTCTCAGTAAGTATGGTTAACGCAAAAGCATCAGAATTAGGAGTAGCTGATGTTGATATAAGCACACAGTCAGGAGCTCAAAAAGCTATTACAACTATAAATGATGCTATAATAAAGGTTGCAGAGTTTAGAGCTGAGCTAGGAGCTGTTCAAAATAGATTAGAACATACAATTAAGAACATAGACATTTCAGCAGAAAACTTACAAGCAGCTGAATCAAGAATTAGAGACACAGATATGGCTAAGGAAATGATGAACTTTGTTAAATCTAACATATTACAACAAGCGGCAACATCAATGCTAGCGCAAGCGAACCAAGCACCACAAATGGTATTACAATTATTAAAATAA
- a CDS encoding carbon storage regulator: MLVIGRRPGQYVVINDNIIVKVVRSDEGDLRLAIDAPRDIKIIRGELYEREKLQKAL; encoded by the coding sequence ATGTTGGTTATAGGCAGGAGGCCAGGACAATATGTAGTAATTAATGATAATATAATAGTAAAGGTTGTTAGGTCAGATGAAGGAGATTTAAGACTAGCCATTGACGCACCAAGAGATATTAAAATAATTCGCGGAGAACTATATGAAAGAGAAAAATTGCAAAAGGCATTATAA
- the hag gene encoding flagellin Hag, whose product MRINNNLMAMNANRALGINNTGMSKSLEKLSSGLRINRAGDDAAGLSISEKMRAQIRGLNMASKNAQDGISLIQTAEGALDEAHAILQRMRELAVQAANDTNEEIDRQALQNEVDQLLDELDRIANDTQFNNKTLLSGSLALSADGKTGGLVFHIGANADQNIRIGINSMNTTKIGFSGSDGSLTAISTLKGSGITTQAKANNAITTINGAINMVSAERSKLGAIQNRLEHTIKNLDNAAENLQAAESRIRDVDMAKEMMEFTKQTILQQASTAMLAQANQVPQTVLQLLR is encoded by the coding sequence ATGAGAATTAACAACAATCTTATGGCTATGAATGCCAACAGAGCATTAGGAATCAACAACACAGGGATGTCAAAATCCTTAGAAAAGCTATCATCAGGATTAAGAATCAACAGAGCAGGCGACGATGCAGCAGGACTATCCATCTCAGAAAAGATGAGAGCGCAAATAAGAGGACTAAACATGGCCTCTAAGAACGCTCAAGATGGTATTTCCTTAATCCAAACTGCAGAAGGTGCTTTAGATGAAGCTCATGCAATTTTACAAAGAATGAGAGAGTTAGCAGTACAAGCAGCCAATGATACTAATGAAGAGATTGATAGACAAGCTTTACAAAATGAAGTAGATCAACTACTTGATGAGCTAGATAGAATAGCAAATGACACACAATTTAACAATAAGACATTATTAAGTGGTTCTTTAGCATTAAGTGCCGATGGTAAAACTGGAGGCTTAGTATTCCATATAGGAGCTAATGCTGATCAAAATATAAGAATAGGAATAAATAGTATGAATACTACAAAAATAGGTTTTAGTGGTTCAGATGGTAGCCTTACCGCTATTAGCACACTTAAAGGTTCTGGAATAACAACCCAAGCAAAAGCGAATAATGCTATAACTACTATAAATGGTGCTATAAATATGGTATCAGCAGAAAGGTCAAAATTAGGAGCTATCCAAAACCGTTTAGAGCACACCATAAAGAACCTAGACAATGCTGCAGAAAATCTACAAGCTGCAGAATCAAGAATTAGAGACGTAGACATGGCTAAGGAAATGATGGAGTTTACTAAGCAGACTATACTACAACAGGCTTCAACTGCAATGCTTGCTCAAGCTAACCAAGTACCTCAAACAGTACTACAATTGTTGAGATAA
- a CDS encoding HD domain-containing phosphohydrolase → MTKGEGNSSIDNNDQAKNSWKILVVDTDNFVHVMIKEVLKDFKFEDKPLSIFSAYSGPEALKILSKNKDIALVILDLYIGGKAAGLKFTRYIREVIENSAVRIVLMTSLENGRLEKDAILNYDINGYEEKNELLSKKLHTVVISSLRAYRDIMYINNNRKAMEQIAASSSRLFETNSITNFLSTSFYNLNAIINSCQETSDLPINGLAAIKDFNGDSFRVVVGYGRYENCVGKLLTDSISKMDYYMVKKVCMTGNLIITNDKYVSCYESSSGIKGIIFIEPMGSIDYMDVEILDIFHKNITAAFEILCINKEIEETQKEILYILGEVMEARSDETGNHAKRVSKYSQILAEKYGLSKRDVMLITLAAPIHDVGKVGIPDSILLKPGKLTPEEFEIVKTHTTIGYNLLKNSNRDVLKSAAIIAHEHHERYDGKGYPRGLKGEEIHIFGRIVGVADVFDALGSPRVYKKAWVMNDILSYFKEERGKHFDPILVDILFDNLDEFIEIKEKYDDGVELEISNFEL, encoded by the coding sequence TTGACAAAAGGTGAAGGCAACAGTTCTATAGACAATAATGATCAAGCAAAAAATTCGTGGAAAATACTAGTAGTGGATACGGATAATTTTGTCCATGTGATGATAAAGGAAGTCCTGAAGGATTTTAAATTTGAGGACAAGCCTTTATCTATTTTTAGTGCCTATTCTGGTCCCGAAGCATTAAAAATACTATCTAAAAATAAGGATATTGCTTTGGTCATATTGGATTTATATATAGGAGGAAAAGCTGCTGGTTTAAAGTTTACAAGGTATATAAGAGAAGTTATAGAGAATTCAGCGGTAAGAATAGTGCTTATGACTAGTTTGGAAAATGGCAGATTAGAAAAGGATGCAATTTTAAACTATGATATAAACGGTTATGAAGAAAAAAACGAGTTATTATCTAAAAAATTACATACTGTGGTAATTTCATCCCTTAGAGCCTATAGGGATATTATGTATATAAATAACAATCGAAAGGCTATGGAGCAAATTGCAGCTTCTTCTAGCAGACTATTTGAAACTAATTCCATTACTAACTTTTTGTCAACAAGTTTCTATAATTTAAATGCTATTATCAATTCCTGTCAAGAAACCTCGGATCTTCCTATCAACGGTTTGGCTGCAATTAAGGATTTTAATGGTGATTCCTTTAGGGTTGTGGTTGGCTATGGTAGATATGAAAATTGCGTTGGAAAGCTTTTAACAGACTCTATTTCCAAAATGGATTACTATATGGTAAAAAAGGTATGTATGACTGGGAACCTTATAATAACCAATGACAAGTATGTTTCATGTTATGAAAGTTCTAGTGGAATAAAAGGGATAATCTTCATTGAACCAATGGGTAGTATCGATTATATGGACGTAGAAATATTAGACATATTCCATAAGAACATTACTGCTGCCTTTGAAATCCTATGTATTAATAAGGAGATAGAAGAAACCCAAAAGGAAATCCTATATATCCTGGGAGAAGTAATGGAGGCCCGTTCTGATGAAACTGGTAACCATGCTAAGAGGGTTTCAAAGTATAGCCAAATATTAGCTGAAAAATATGGATTATCCAAAAGGGATGTTATGCTTATTACCTTAGCAGCCCCTATCCATGATGTAGGGAAGGTAGGTATCCCGGACAGCATATTGTTAAAACCAGGAAAACTTACCCCGGAAGAATTCGAAATAGTTAAAACCCATACTACTATTGGATACAACCTCCTTAAAAACTCCAATAGAGATGTGTTAAAATCTGCAGCCATAATAGCTCATGAACACCACGAACGCTACGACGGTAAAGGCTACCCAAGAGGCCTAAAAGGAGAAGAAATCCACATATTTGGCCGTATAGTAGGAGTAGCCGATGTCTTCGATGCCCTAGGCTCACCAAGAGTATACAAAAAAGCCTGGGTAATGAATGATATTTTAAGTTATTTCAAAGAAGAAAGAGGCAAACATTTTGATCCAATTTTGGTAGACATACTTTTTGATAATTTAGACGAATTTATTGAGATAAAAGAAAAATATGATGATGGGGTAGAGCTGGAAATTTCTAATTTTGAATTATAA
- the csrA gene encoding carbon storage regulator CsrA has product MLILSRKKGESIIIDGNIEIKVLEIQDGKVQIGIDAPKNVDIFRKELYKSIQEENIEAANIKLDMDQVSQIWKKKK; this is encoded by the coding sequence ATGCTTATACTTTCGAGAAAAAAAGGAGAATCCATAATAATAGATGGAAACATCGAGATAAAGGTGCTAGAAATCCAAGACGGAAAAGTACAAATAGGCATAGACGCCCCTAAAAACGTTGACATTTTTCGCAAAGAATTATATAAAAGTATACAAGAGGAAAATATTGAAGCAGCAAATATTAAACTGGATATGGATCAGGTAAGCCAAATTTGGAAGAAAAAAAAGTAG
- the fliW gene encoding flagellar assembly protein FliW, giving the protein MMLLHTKHFGEIEINEERIIDFPEGILGFEDEKQFVIINNEDEENPFQWLQSVANPDLAFVIINPFFVYPNYEIVIPETAQEKLKLKDEKDVAVYSIVVVPEDIEKMTANLLGPIIINTKEKLGKQVVLDDDRYTTKHFVFRQNKENRGE; this is encoded by the coding sequence ATGATGCTACTACATACAAAACATTTTGGGGAAATAGAAATAAATGAGGAAAGGATTATTGATTTTCCAGAAGGGATATTGGGCTTTGAAGATGAAAAACAATTCGTAATAATTAACAATGAAGATGAAGAAAATCCATTCCAATGGCTTCAATCGGTTGCGAATCCGGATTTAGCTTTTGTAATAATAAACCCCTTCTTTGTATATCCTAATTATGAGATTGTTATTCCAGAAACTGCTCAGGAAAAATTGAAATTAAAGGATGAAAAAGATGTAGCTGTATATTCCATTGTGGTGGTACCAGAAGATATTGAAAAGATGACTGCCAATCTTTTAGGTCCCATCATAATCAACACTAAGGAAAAACTAGGGAAGCAGGTTGTATTAGACGATGATAGATATACTACAAAACATTTTGTATTCAGACAGAATAAAGAAAATAGGGGTGAATAA
- the flgL gene encoding flagellar hook-associated protein FlgL, which produces MRVTNNMLVNNLVYNLNQNLKTLEKLQYQLATGKKFRVPSDDPIGASKSLKFNTDKSKLEQYERNVDDALSWMTDTEAALGEIVEVLKRAKELTVDAANGTKTTEDLHKIKEEIDQLKEHLVQIANTNYAGRHIFSGYKTDKPLITVDENTGNIVYNITLESTEVFEYNVGISERVKVNTLGGKVFGRQDEVYTGEVTQGEKPYLIEVFEELSNALSNNIPEDIQQALTNLDKSLEQVLAVRSEVGAKMNRLKLTEKKLGVQILNVKELLTYNEGVDVAEAFMNLNVAQNVYVSSLMTGARIIQPTLVEFLS; this is translated from the coding sequence ATGAGAGTTACAAATAACATGTTGGTAAATAACTTAGTTTATAATCTTAATCAAAACTTGAAAACCTTGGAAAAACTTCAGTATCAACTTGCCACTGGAAAGAAGTTTAGAGTACCTTCTGATGATCCAATTGGAGCAAGCAAATCTTTAAAATTTAATACAGATAAATCGAAATTAGAACAATATGAGAGAAATGTTGACGATGCTCTATCTTGGATGACGGATACAGAAGCGGCTTTAGGGGAAATAGTAGAGGTATTAAAAAGGGCAAAGGAATTGACTGTAGATGCAGCAAATGGTACAAAGACTACTGAAGATTTGCATAAGATAAAGGAAGAAATAGACCAATTAAAGGAACATTTAGTCCAAATAGCTAATACTAACTATGCAGGAAGACACATATTCAGTGGATATAAGACAGATAAACCTTTGATAACAGTAGATGAAAATACTGGTAATATTGTATATAATATAACGCTTGAATCAACTGAAGTTTTTGAATACAATGTAGGAATTTCGGAAAGGGTTAAAGTAAATACCCTTGGTGGCAAGGTGTTTGGTAGGCAAGATGAGGTTTATACTGGAGAAGTTACTCAAGGGGAGAAACCTTATTTAATTGAAGTATTTGAAGAACTATCTAATGCCTTATCAAACAATATACCTGAGGATATCCAACAAGCGCTAACCAATTTGGACAAAAGCTTAGAACAAGTCCTTGCTGTTCGATCAGAAGTAGGGGCTAAGATGAATAGATTAAAATTAACTGAGAAAAAGTTGGGAGTTCAAATACTCAATGTAAAAGAACTTTTAACTTATAATGAAGGTGTTGATGTAGCTGAAGCTTTTATGAATTTAAATGTTGCACAAAACGTATATGTTTCTAGCTTAATGACAGGAGCTAGGATAATCCAGCCTACCTTAGTGGAATTCTTAAGTTAA
- the flgK gene encoding flagellar hook-associated protein FlgK, producing the protein MHFGFNTAVLSLLASQRSLYIVNHNISNMNTEGYSRQQGAQRATSPYNLPGIGFLGTGTEIYDIYRVRDSYVDFKYWNENAPKGEWVIKKDILTELEKLFGEPSKSSFRQYLDDFYTALDNMSKKPADSSYREPVRENALALTKHINETASRLHELREETVVSIDTKVRKINSIAVQIASLNRQIYFNELDGRKANDLRDKRDLLIDELSQIVNVRVDESKDGKLRVNISGVSIVDHTEINYISMDMDDEENISIRWSNGSLVNLRSGELKGLLDLYNGDGKDNSYRGIPYYQKKLNDFAKGFAEAFNRQHEKGYKLGGGQGGDFFEFDPLNPAATITLSDLIMEDLANIAAAGSEPGSAEDNRNLLQLIALRDSGEFFDGIVDMDGNSLPKGTPDDFLKSIISNLAVDSMQGKRMYDTQNLILKNIESKRNSISGVSYDEEMADMVRFQHTYVASARMISTLDAIMDVTINRLGLVGR; encoded by the coding sequence ATGCATTTCGGGTTTAATACTGCAGTACTTTCCTTATTAGCCAGTCAAAGGTCTTTATATATAGTAAACCATAATATTAGTAATATGAACACTGAAGGCTATTCGAGGCAACAAGGGGCTCAAAGAGCTACTTCTCCTTATAATTTACCTGGGATTGGCTTTCTAGGCACTGGAACGGAAATATACGATATTTATCGGGTAAGGGATTCCTATGTGGACTTTAAATATTGGAATGAAAATGCTCCAAAGGGAGAGTGGGTAATTAAGAAGGATATCCTAACCGAATTGGAGAAGTTATTTGGAGAACCTTCTAAAAGCAGTTTTAGACAATATTTAGACGATTTTTATACAGCTTTAGACAATATGAGCAAAAAACCAGCCGATTCTTCCTATAGAGAACCAGTAAGGGAAAATGCTTTAGCCCTTACTAAACATATAAATGAAACAGCATCAAGGTTACATGAATTAAGAGAAGAAACTGTAGTTTCCATAGATACTAAGGTTAGAAAGATAAATAGTATAGCTGTCCAAATTGCTTCCTTAAATAGGCAGATCTATTTTAATGAATTAGACGGTAGAAAAGCCAACGACCTAAGGGATAAAAGGGATTTATTGATAGACGAACTATCCCAAATAGTCAATGTAAGGGTAGACGAATCTAAAGATGGAAAACTTAGAGTAAATATAAGTGGTGTATCCATAGTAGATCATACTGAAATAAACTATATCAGTATGGATATGGATGACGAGGAAAATATATCCATAAGATGGAGTAATGGAAGTCTTGTTAATCTGCGTTCAGGAGAATTGAAAGGGTTATTGGATTTATATAATGGAGATGGAAAAGACAATAGTTACAGAGGAATACCTTATTATCAGAAAAAATTAAATGATTTTGCAAAAGGTTTTGCTGAGGCTTTTAATCGCCAACATGAGAAGGGATATAAGCTTGGAGGAGGTCAGGGTGGGGATTTCTTTGAATTTGATCCTCTTAATCCAGCAGCAACCATCACCCTATCCGATTTAATAATGGAGGATTTAGCAAATATTGCAGCGGCGGGTAGTGAACCTGGTAGCGCAGAGGATAATAGGAATCTATTACAATTAATAGCTTTAAGGGATAGTGGAGAATTCTTCGATGGAATTGTTGATATGGATGGGAATTCTCTACCTAAAGGAACTCCAGACGATTTCCTAAAATCCATAATTTCAAATCTTGCTGTAGATAGCATGCAAGGCAAAAGGATGTATGATACTCAGAACTTAATCCTTAAAAACATAGAGTCCAAAAGGAATTCCATATCAGGAGTTTCTTATGATGAGGAAATGGCAGATATGGTAAGATTTCAACATACCTATGTAGCTTCAGCCAGAATGATAAGTACCTTAGATGCAATTATGGATGTGACTATAAATAGATTGGGTTTAGTTGGCCGTTAG
- the flgK gene encoding flagellar hook-associated protein FlgK codes for MGFGGLYISISGIHANKKALDTVSHNIANVNNPNYVRQRVIHSESRYSTNVLTGFQFGYGVDIQQINQIRDEFLDYKLRREMAIYGYYFTKSEILEEIEVIFNEITSSGLQKVMDDFWNSWSELYKEADSLTVRGLLHESAVALTTTVNHIAIQLDNLQFNLNKEMLNKTEEVNSLLKEIADLNKKIKLAEGYGAHITANDYRDERNRALDELSELIPISHYENQYGEVVVTLNGRDLINGDYFNPINVELDGEKGLGRIYWSDTGEEIDLKGLGSLGGYIDARDKVVVEFRNRLNILVGEFASCINALHKLGVDLEGQQNQIGFFVIGNPEDPAATIKVNPELADFNKIAIGLTDAKSDGSIAKAILDLRNVNIFRDYEDYISGNNKYKYEDINGNTIEEIFDKIKDKNGTMNIDGFYRDLILSLSMAREQARDMVENQTILTNQIRERKQEISNVSLDEEMANMLKYQHSYIANSRVINAIDEMIDTIVNRLGVVGR; via the coding sequence ATGGGTTTTGGAGGATTATATATATCAATATCGGGTATTCATGCAAATAAAAAAGCATTAGATACTGTATCCCATAATATTGCAAATGTTAATAATCCTAATTACGTTAGGCAAAGGGTAATCCATTCAGAGAGCCGTTATTCAACGAATGTGCTCACTGGGTTTCAATTTGGTTATGGAGTAGACATTCAGCAGATTAATCAAATAAGGGATGAATTCTTAGATTATAAACTGCGTAGAGAAATGGCCATTTATGGTTATTACTTTACCAAATCGGAAATACTGGAGGAAATTGAAGTAATATTCAATGAAATAACCAGTAGTGGATTGCAGAAGGTGATGGACGATTTCTGGAATAGTTGGTCAGAGTTATATAAGGAAGCGGATAGTTTAACTGTAAGAGGCCTTCTTCATGAAAGTGCAGTAGCCCTTACCACCACTGTGAACCACATAGCCATCCAATTGGATAATTTGCAATTCAATTTAAATAAGGAGATGTTGAATAAAACTGAGGAAGTTAACTCCTTACTAAAGGAGATTGCAGATTTAAACAAGAAAATCAAACTTGCTGAAGGCTATGGAGCCCACATAACTGCTAACGATTATAGGGATGAGCGAAATAGGGCTTTAGATGAGCTTTCAGAATTGATTCCAATAAGCCATTATGAAAATCAATATGGAGAAGTGGTTGTTACTTTAAATGGTAGAGATTTAATAAACGGAGACTATTTCAATCCTATAAATGTTGAACTAGATGGGGAGAAGGGACTTGGTAGAATATATTGGTCTGATACAGGGGAAGAAATAGACCTTAAAGGCCTAGGCTCTTTGGGAGGCTATATAGATGCTAGAGATAAGGTTGTAGTGGAGTTTAGAAATAGGTTGAATATTTTAGTTGGAGAATTTGCTTCCTGCATAAATGCTCTCCATAAGTTAGGAGTCGATTTAGAAGGGCAGCAAAATCAAATAGGATTCTTTGTAATTGGCAATCCTGAGGACCCAGCCGCAACAATAAAAGTTAATCCAGAACTAGCTGATTTCAATAAAATTGCTATAGGTTTAACAGATGCAAAAAGCGATGGGAGTATAGCAAAAGCTATTTTGGATTTAAGAAACGTAAACATATTTAGAGATTATGAGGATTATATTTCTGGTAATAATAAATATAAATATGAGGATATTAATGGAAATACAATAGAAGAGATATTTGATAAGATTAAAGATAAAAATGGAACCATGAATATTGATGGGTTTTATCGAGATTTAATCCTAAGTTTAAGCATGGCAAGGGAACAGGCAAGGGACATGGTAGAAAACCAAACCATATTAACAAATCAGATAAGGGAAAGAAAACAAGAAATATCTAACGTATCCTTAGATGAGGAAATGGCAAATATGCTAAAATATCAGCACTCTTATATAGCTAATAGTAGGGTTATAAATGCTATTGATGAGATGATTGATACTATAGTTAATAGATTGGGCGTTGTTGGAAGATAG
- a CDS encoding flagellar protein FlgN, producing the protein MTFKDELINILKEELDALISLKELTYDKTDVIVNNQVEELQEIIKKEEELINRMALAEEERINLLYSWGVEKNIPLSRLVEKVPEGKEELTDLGEKLFNLLEDIKIRNDLNSQLIEENLQWLDFNINLLTSASTSATYDKGKKGQEVKNKLFDRKV; encoded by the coding sequence ATGACTTTTAAAGATGAACTAATAAATATACTGAAAGAAGAATTAGATGCACTAATTTCTTTAAAGGAACTTACCTATGATAAGACAGATGTAATAGTAAATAATCAGGTAGAAGAACTACAGGAAATAATAAAAAAGGAAGAAGAACTTATCAATAGGATGGCATTAGCTGAAGAGGAAAGAATAAATCTACTATATAGCTGGGGCGTGGAAAAGAACATTCCTTTATCTAGGCTAGTAGAAAAGGTACCAGAGGGGAAAGAGGAATTAACGGATTTGGGAGAGAAATTGTTCAATCTGTTAGAGGATATTAAGATTAGAAATGATTTAAATAGTCAGCTTATTGAAGAAAATTTGCAGTGGTTGGATTTCAATATTAATCTGCTTACCAGTGCAAGCACTTCTGCAACCTATGATAAGGGCAAAAAGGGGCAGGAAGTTAAGAATAAATTGTTTGATAGGAAGGTGTAG